A genomic window from Syntrophales bacterium includes:
- a CDS encoding PHP domain-containing protein — protein sequence MSVLDLHIHTTISGDSIITPEVLFREAKKAGLDGVCITEHGYEKSRIAADLSWRYSFPFFAGLEASTELGDILVFGIDSYPRSISRAREFREFVEKAGGVLVAAHPFRSNFNRLSSSPAASDIAANHKYQLLELVDAMEVINGWSSEAEVVHCQKVSKELSLNGTGGSDAHIPAQVGCCVTVFESVIRSEAELVAELKQGKFKAEDRRLPEQKGALNWFRRT from the coding sequence GTGTCGGTTTTAGATTTACACATCCATACCACGATCTCGGGTGATAGTATTATCACCCCGGAGGTCCTTTTCAGGGAAGCTAAAAAGGCCGGTCTGGACGGGGTCTGCATTACGGAGCACGGATACGAAAAGTCGCGGATAGCGGCGGATTTATCATGGAGATACAGTTTTCCCTTTTTTGCCGGCCTGGAAGCGAGCACAGAACTGGGTGATATCTTAGTTTTCGGGATAGACAGTTACCCGCGGAGTATTTCCCGGGCGAGGGAATTTAGAGAGTTTGTGGAAAAGGCAGGGGGGGTGTTGGTCGCTGCGCATCCCTTTAGAAGTAATTTTAACCGGTTGTCGTCTTCCCCTGCCGCCTCAGATATTGCTGCTAACCATAAATATCAGCTCCTCGAATTGGTTGACGCGATGGAGGTAATTAACGGTTGGTCGTCGGAGGCGGAAGTTGTTCATTGTCAGAAAGTGAGTAAAGAACTGAGTCTGAATGGCACCGGGGGGAGCGATGCCCATATTCCAGCCCAGGTAGGGTGTTGCGTTACAGTATTTGAGAGTGTTATCAGGAGCGAAGCAGAGCTGGTGGCAGAGTTGAAACAGGGGAAATTTAAAGCCGAGGACCGCCGCCTGCCGGAACAGAAAGGCGCCCTGAACTGGTTCCGCCGGACATGA
- a CDS encoding enoyl-CoA hydratase/isomerase family protein, producing MEEKIYAPAMEPGKQLERDMDWVKNEILLEKNPERKVATITFNRPEKLNSTLRSHYIYLAKIMQELNWDNEVKVIIFKGAGRCFGTGHDVVELGTMHGHDTTGKARRPGQTERLLVDMGLKELIFEPLHRCLKTTIAQVHSYCYGYHFQVAMACDLVVCTPDARFTHPGFRYIGPTLDLAYWLQLMGVRRLNEMVLTGKAFTAEEALECRLVNKVVPYDKLEEETEKLALAAASMPLDGIVMGKTFLQGVIDAAGVAAGEYLGYMGHAMQTAIHYREGEFNLLKERRDKGVKGATVTRDSHWPPEFELR from the coding sequence ATGGAAGAGAAGATCTACGCGCCGGCTATGGAGCCGGGCAAACAGTTGGAAAGGGATATGGACTGGGTAAAGAATGAGATTCTCCTGGAGAAGAATCCGGAGAGAAAGGTCGCCACAATTACTTTTAACCGTCCGGAGAAGTTGAACTCCACTCTGCGCAGCCACTACATTTACCTGGCGAAAATAATGCAGGAATTAAATTGGGACAACGAGGTAAAGGTGATTATCTTTAAAGGGGCGGGGCGATGTTTCGGCACCGGGCATGATGTTGTCGAATTGGGGACGATGCACGGTCATGACACAACGGGAAAGGCACGCCGCCCAGGTCAAACGGAGAGATTGCTGGTGGATATGGGGCTGAAAGAATTGATCTTCGAGCCGCTGCATAGGTGCCTCAAGACCACCATCGCTCAGGTACACAGTTACTGTTACGGTTACCACTTTCAGGTAGCCATGGCCTGTGATCTGGTGGTTTGTACCCCTGATGCCCGCTTTACCCACCCTGGTTTCAGGTATATCGGTCCCACCCTTGACCTTGCCTACTGGTTGCAGCTCATGGGCGTAAGGAGGTTGAATGAAATGGTCTTAACGGGGAAGGCATTTACTGCCGAGGAGGCATTAGAGTGCAGATTGGTGAATAAGGTAGTTCCTTATGATAAACTCGAGGAGGAAACAGAGAAACTGGCCCTGGCAGCGGCGTCCATGCCCCTCGATGGCATTGTGATGGGAAAGACATTTTTGCAGGGGGTTATAGATGCTGCGGGAGTAGCAGCGGGAGAATATTTAGGCTATATGGGACACGCAATGCAAACCGCCATCCATTACCGGGAGGGAGAATTTAATTTGCTTAAGGAGAGAAGAGACAAAGGGGTGAAGGGAGCGACGGTTACGAGGGATTCCCATTGGCCTCCCGAGTTTGAATTAAGATAA